Proteins encoded in a region of the Microcoleus sp. bin38.metabat.b11b12b14.051 genome:
- the glgB gene encoding 1,4-alpha-glucan branching enzyme produces MPATVPFEQIDRIVWNQHHDPFEVLGPHAIEENGKKVWAVRAYLPNADAVSVVLPEARAEYSMKSEHHPHFFECTIDTPELANYQLRVKEGEHERFIYDPYAFRSPKLTEFDLHLFSEGNHHRIYEKLGAHFTEVDGITGVYFAVWAPNARNVSVLGDFNYWDGRKHQMRKSQNGIWELFIPGLSYGTHYKYEVKNQDGHPYEKSDPYGFQQEVRPKTASIVTDLDSYTWHDSAWIEQRRHTDQLTQPVSVYECHIGSWLHGATSEPAVLPNGEIEPAVQVSELKPGARFLTYRELADRLIPYVKDLGFTHIEILPIAEHPFDGSWGYQVAGYFAPTSRYGKPEDFMYFVDQCHANGIGVLVDWVPGHFPKDGHGLAFFDGTHLYEHADPRKGEHKGWGTLVFNYGRNEVRNFLVSNALFWFDKYHIDGIRVDAVASMLYLDYCREPGEWLTNQYGGRENIEAADFLRQTNHVIFSYFPGALSIAEESTSWPMVSWPTYVGGLGFNLKWNMGWMHDMLDYYHMDPWFRQFHQNNITFSMWYNHSENFMLALSHDEVVHGKAHIIGKMPGDEWQKFANVRCLFTFMFAHPGKKTIFMGMEFGQWQEWNVWGDLQWDLLQFEPHQKLKLFFKDLNHLYRSETALYSQDFAEDGFEWIDCSDNRHSVVAFVRREKDGDEFVVTVCNFTPQPHSHYRVGVPEPGFYTELFNSDAREYGGSNMGNLGGKWTDEWWFHNSAYSIDLCLPPLGVLILKIDRAKTAAKSQAF; encoded by the coding sequence ATGCCAGCGACCGTCCCCTTTGAACAGATTGACCGGATTGTGTGGAATCAGCACCACGATCCCTTTGAAGTCCTAGGCCCCCACGCGATCGAAGAAAATGGCAAAAAAGTCTGGGCCGTCCGAGCTTACCTGCCAAATGCCGATGCGGTATCGGTAGTTTTGCCGGAGGCCAGGGCCGAATATTCGATGAAATCAGAGCATCACCCTCACTTTTTTGAATGTACGATCGACACCCCAGAACTAGCAAACTATCAACTGCGGGTCAAAGAAGGGGAACACGAACGCTTTATCTACGACCCCTACGCCTTTCGATCGCCCAAACTCACAGAATTTGACCTGCACCTATTCTCAGAAGGCAACCACCACCGCATTTACGAAAAACTAGGCGCCCACTTCACCGAAGTAGACGGCATTACAGGAGTATATTTTGCAGTTTGGGCTCCGAATGCCCGCAACGTATCAGTATTAGGCGATTTCAACTATTGGGACGGCCGCAAACATCAAATGCGGAAATCCCAAAACGGCATCTGGGAATTATTTATTCCGGGACTATCCTACGGAACTCACTACAAATACGAAGTGAAAAACCAAGACGGACATCCTTACGAAAAGTCCGATCCCTACGGTTTCCAGCAAGAGGTACGACCCAAAACAGCCTCAATTGTCACCGACTTAGATAGCTACACTTGGCACGACAGCGCTTGGATCGAACAGCGGCGACACACAGACCAACTAACGCAGCCGGTTTCGGTTTACGAATGCCACATCGGTTCTTGGCTGCACGGCGCTACTAGCGAACCTGCGGTACTGCCAAACGGTGAAATAGAACCAGCAGTACAGGTTTCAGAACTGAAGCCGGGCGCGCGGTTTTTGACTTATCGCGAATTGGCCGATCGGCTAATTCCCTACGTCAAAGACTTAGGATTCACTCACATCGAAATTTTGCCGATCGCCGAACATCCCTTCGACGGTTCCTGGGGCTATCAAGTAGCAGGCTATTTCGCCCCAACATCCCGCTACGGCAAACCTGAAGATTTCATGTATTTTGTTGACCAGTGCCACGCCAACGGCATTGGCGTACTGGTAGACTGGGTGCCCGGGCATTTCCCTAAAGACGGCCACGGTTTAGCCTTCTTTGACGGAACTCACTTGTACGAACACGCCGACCCCCGCAAGGGCGAGCACAAAGGGTGGGGAACCCTAGTCTTTAACTACGGCCGCAACGAAGTGCGGAATTTCCTAGTATCAAACGCTCTGTTCTGGTTTGACAAGTATCACATCGATGGGATTCGGGTAGATGCCGTAGCCTCGATGCTGTATTTGGACTACTGCCGCGAACCCGGAGAATGGCTGACAAACCAGTACGGCGGCCGCGAAAATATCGAGGCGGCAGATTTCCTGCGCCAGACAAATCACGTCATTTTTAGCTATTTCCCAGGGGCACTGTCGATCGCCGAAGAATCTACCTCTTGGCCGATGGTATCTTGGCCGACTTATGTAGGCGGCTTAGGCTTCAACCTCAAGTGGAACATGGGTTGGATGCACGATATGCTCGACTACTACCACATGGATCCGTGGTTCCGGCAGTTCCACCAAAACAACATCACTTTCAGTATGTGGTACAACCACAGCGAGAATTTCATGCTGGCGTTGTCCCACGATGAAGTAGTCCACGGCAAAGCCCACATCATCGGCAAAATGCCAGGGGACGAATGGCAAAAGTTTGCAAACGTGCGCTGTTTGTTTACCTTTATGTTTGCTCATCCCGGCAAGAAAACCATTTTTATGGGGATGGAGTTCGGCCAGTGGCAAGAGTGGAACGTTTGGGGGGATTTGCAGTGGGATTTGCTGCAATTTGAGCCGCACCAAAAGTTGAAGCTATTTTTCAAGGATTTGAACCATTTGTACCGCAGCGAAACTGCACTTTACAGTCAAGATTTTGCTGAGGATGGATTTGAGTGGATTGATTGCAGCGACAATCGGCACAGCGTGGTTGCCTTTGTGCGTCGCGAGAAGGATGGCGATGAGTTTGTGGTGACGGTGTGCAATTTTACGCCGCAGCCGCACTCTCACTATCGCGTCGGAGTGCCGGAACCGGGTTTCTATACGGAGTTGTTTAACAGCGACGCGCGGGAATACGGCGGCAGCAATATGGGCAATTTGGGGGGTAAGTGGACTGATGAGTGGTGGTTCCACAACAGCGCTTATTCGATCGACTTGTGTTTGCCGCCTTTGGGTGTGTTGATCTTAAAGATCGATCGGGCAAAAACAGCAGCCAAATCTCAAGCATTTTAA
- a CDS encoding glutathione S-transferase family protein yields the protein MLLLQFSTSPYCRKVRLALGYKGIPFQVENLTPGLHVLKLKPLTGGLRTVPVLLPQLDGEPEAIADSTQILHSIESRFPSPSLLPAGESLQAEVWTIEDWLDESIGIATRFVYYEFRAGAGKQIDPSVLSQLVIQLARRQFGINSASATLAQLRLRAALNWLQHRRWGQGDFLLGDSLTVADITAAALLSPLALIPQYRLEYPWLFERISQIHAICGETLPPGFETAPPEPIAPA from the coding sequence ATGCTTTTACTACAGTTCAGTACGTCCCCTTACTGCCGCAAAGTCCGCTTAGCGTTGGGTTACAAGGGCATCCCCTTTCAAGTTGAAAATTTGACTCCCGGCTTGCACGTTTTGAAACTCAAGCCTCTGACGGGGGGTTTGAGAACGGTGCCAGTCCTGCTGCCTCAACTCGACGGTGAACCGGAGGCGATCGCTGACTCGACGCAAATCTTGCACTCGATCGAGTCTCGCTTTCCTTCGCCGTCGCTGTTGCCGGCAGGCGAGAGCTTGCAAGCTGAGGTTTGGACGATCGAAGACTGGCTCGATGAAAGCATCGGCATTGCCACTCGATTTGTTTACTACGAGTTTCGCGCCGGTGCGGGCAAGCAAATCGACCCCTCTGTCTTGAGTCAGTTAGTGATTCAATTAGCCCGCCGCCAATTCGGCATCAACTCAGCATCGGCAACACTCGCCCAGTTGCGCCTGAGAGCTGCTTTAAATTGGTTGCAGCACCGTCGCTGGGGCCAGGGTGACTTTTTGCTAGGCGATTCCTTAACCGTGGCAGATATTACTGCTGCCGCGCTGCTGAGTCCTTTAGCTTTGATTCCTCAATACCGCCTTGAATATCCTTGGTTGTTTGAGCGGATTTCCCAAATTCACGCAATTTGCGGGGAAACGCTGCCTCCGGGATTTGAAACTGCCCCCCCTGAGCCGATCGCCCCTGCTTGA
- a CDS encoding serine protease codes for MNKGLIRLTLVLGIAAALGACGGEGGSGGGASPTPAGGGTTPPPVSAPAPKETTKATPGADKPAGDKPAGAASPTPKKSP; via the coding sequence ATGAACAAGGGATTAATTCGTTTGACTTTGGTATTGGGCATTGCAGCAGCCCTGGGCGCTTGTGGCGGTGAAGGAGGCAGTGGCGGCGGCGCTAGCCCCACTCCTGCTGGCGGCGGCACTACTCCTCCTCCTGTTTCTGCTCCGGCACCGAAGGAGACTACAAAGGCTACTCCTGGGGCTGACAAGCCTGCTGGCGACAAGCCTGCTGGCGCTGCTTCCCCTACTCCTAAAAAGTCTCCCTAA
- a CDS encoding penicillin-binding protein 2, which produces MSYDPRFDRYRSPNFKRPKQSGSRSGWGKQSKPKVSSTSGATPQQAAGPWPRPPLVRSKPSKFRLWAVWAVLILGGIGLAVNLFYLQVTRSPALRKQAEQQQTLKTKPFVPRRPIVDRTGNVLAIDRQVYTLYAHPKLFKQSKAQIAASLAPMLPIELTPGNTPETELLRRFNLGESGITIADSLAQEVADRINRMQIKNSPVEGLELLRQQQRFYPQQELAADVLGYVDGERKGQAGVEYSQQNLLERSMPSIQFSRSIDGNWVPDRLTAGFVQLDDLKLQLTIDSRLQRAARVALKEKMQKHEAKRGAVIVMDANNGELLSVVAEPSYDPNQYFNFDLSRYKNWAVTDVYEPGSTFKAINVAIALEAGTVKPNTVFNDEGRIYMDVWTIQNSDYQSAGARGPSTVSEILKHSSNVGMVHVMKTMKSSLYYQALQKLGLGQTAGTDLPFEVSSQLKNRDQFINSPVESATTAFGQGFSITPMQLVQLNGALANGGKLVTPHVVRGLFDREGQAFWKLPRAVPKQVFSPETTKKVIEMMEGVVDGGTGKAAQIPGYRIAGKTGTAQKANASGGYSNKAIITSFVGIMPADAPRYVVLAVIDEPKGGTGGTVAAPIVESVMEALISIEKIGPSKK; this is translated from the coding sequence ATGAGCTACGACCCCCGTTTTGACCGCTACAGATCGCCAAACTTCAAACGCCCAAAACAGTCGGGCTCCCGCAGTGGGTGGGGAAAACAAAGCAAACCCAAAGTTTCCAGCACGAGCGGCGCGACGCCACAACAGGCCGCTGGGCCTTGGCCTCGGCCGCCGCTTGTGCGTTCAAAGCCCAGCAAGTTCCGCTTGTGGGCGGTGTGGGCGGTGTTGATTCTGGGGGGGATCGGGCTGGCGGTGAATTTGTTTTATTTGCAGGTGACTCGATCTCCGGCGCTGCGGAAACAAGCCGAACAACAGCAAACTCTCAAAACCAAGCCGTTTGTACCCAGACGCCCGATAGTTGACCGCACAGGCAATGTTTTGGCGATCGACCGACAGGTATACACCCTCTACGCTCACCCGAAGCTCTTCAAGCAGTCGAAGGCCCAAATAGCAGCCTCCTTGGCTCCGATGCTGCCGATCGAGCTAACTCCGGGGAATACGCCGGAAACTGAACTGCTGCGCCGGTTTAATCTGGGCGAAAGCGGTATTACAATTGCCGATTCCCTGGCGCAAGAAGTTGCCGATCGCATCAACCGGATGCAAATTAAAAACTCTCCGGTAGAAGGCTTGGAGTTGCTGCGCCAGCAGCAGCGTTTTTACCCGCAGCAGGAGTTGGCGGCCGATGTCCTCGGTTATGTGGATGGGGAACGCAAGGGACAAGCAGGGGTGGAATACAGCCAGCAGAATTTGCTGGAACGATCGATGCCATCGATTCAATTTAGCAGGTCGATCGATGGAAATTGGGTTCCCGATCGGCTGACGGCGGGATTTGTGCAGCTTGACGACTTAAAATTGCAACTGACGATCGACAGCCGCTTGCAGCGGGCGGCCCGGGTTGCTCTCAAGGAAAAAATGCAGAAACACGAGGCAAAGCGGGGCGCGGTGATCGTGATGGATGCCAACAACGGAGAGTTGCTGTCAGTCGTAGCCGAACCTTCTTATGACCCGAATCAATATTTTAACTTCGATTTATCGCGCTATAAAAATTGGGCTGTGACAGATGTTTACGAGCCAGGTTCGACTTTTAAAGCGATTAATGTGGCGATCGCCCTAGAAGCAGGTACGGTCAAACCTAACACCGTGTTTAACGACGAAGGTCGGATTTACATGGATGTCTGGACGATCCAAAATTCCGATTACCAATCAGCAGGGGCGCGCGGCCCTTCGACAGTGAGCGAGATTTTGAAACATTCTAGCAATGTGGGCATGGTGCACGTAATGAAAACCATGAAATCTTCTCTTTACTATCAAGCTTTACAAAAACTCGGGCTCGGACAAACTGCGGGAACAGATTTGCCTTTTGAAGTAAGCAGTCAGCTTAAAAATCGAGACCAATTTATTAATTCTCCGGTGGAATCTGCTACTACCGCTTTTGGTCAGGGTTTTTCAATTACTCCCATGCAGTTGGTGCAGCTTAACGGGGCTTTAGCCAACGGCGGCAAGTTAGTAACTCCTCACGTTGTGCGCGGACTTTTCGATCGCGAAGGTCAAGCTTTTTGGAAGCTTCCGAGGGCTGTTCCCAAGCAAGTTTTTTCCCCAGAAACTACAAAGAAAGTGATCGAGATGATGGAAGGCGTGGTGGATGGCGGTACGGGGAAAGCTGCACAAATTCCCGGGTATCGAATTGCTGGGAAAACCGGCACAGCTCAAAAAGCTAATGCTAGTGGGGGTTATTCTAATAAAGCAATTATTACTAGCTTTGTGGGGATTATGCCTGCGGATGCTCCTCGCTATGTCGTGCTGGCGGTGATTGACGAGCCTAAGGGCGGTACGGGGGGAACGGTGGCGGCGCCGATTGTGGAGTCGGTGATGGAGGCGCTGATTTCGATTGAAAAGATTGGGCCCAGCAAGAAGTAG